A DNA window from Turicibacter sp. TJ11 contains the following coding sequences:
- the rpoE gene encoding DNA-directed RNA polymerase subunit delta, with product MTTHNEEMSMLEVAELLIQRKIKPQKFEKIAKEVCEIMGLTDEEFQSKLPQFYTDLTLSGKFVTVGEDKWDLKSRQKYEVANYDTYDIDFDDEEIEVITPDGFDEIVYKEDATDKHENDDFVDEEEAEDDYSDESNAEVGEDADEFEGLVIYHEDEME from the coding sequence ATGACAACACATAATGAAGAGATGTCAATGTTAGAAGTAGCAGAATTACTAATTCAACGTAAAATCAAACCTCAAAAATTTGAGAAAATCGCTAAAGAAGTATGTGAAATCATGGGGTTAACAGATGAAGAATTCCAATCTAAGTTACCACAGTTCTATACAGATTTAACATTAAGCGGTAAATTCGTAACTGTAGGTGAAGATAAATGGGATTTAAAATCTCGTCAAAAATATGAAGTTGCTAATTACGATACATACGATATTGACTTTGATGATGAAGAAATCGAAGTAATCACACCAGATGGATTTGATGAGATTGTTTACAAAGAAGATGCTACAGATAAACATGAAAACGATGATTTTGTAGACGAAGAAGAAGCAGAAGATGACTACAGTGATGAAAGTAATGCAGAAGTTGGCGAAGATGCAGACGAATTCGAAGGCTTAGTAATTTATCACGAAGATGAAATGGAATAA
- a CDS encoding transposase: MREIDILNFLLNLSPEFQTAFQTFKTYQSYIENTLTTSYTNAPIEGINNKIKVTKRIAFGYRSFYHFKSRILITQNLTKPKVKILAA, encoded by the coding sequence ATGCGTGAGATCGATATCCTAAACTTTTTACTTAATTTATCTCCTGAATTCCAAACTGCTTTTCAAACGTTTAAAACGTATCAATCTTATATTGAAAACACACTAACCACTTCATACACCAATGCTCCCATTGAAGGAATTAACAATAAAATTAAAGTCACTAAACGAATCGCTTTTGGCTATCGAAGCTTTTACCATTTTAAATCAAGAATTCTTATCACTCAAAACCTAACCAAACCCAAAGTAAAAATCCTAGCAGCATAA
- a CDS encoding transposase produces MRSINPLLLWNGHMSFIFCDADTKQIIDIIEDRRLSSLQAYFKRYTKEARECVKHIVIDMYAPYMSLIKDLFHQAKIILDKFHLIQHLSLMH; encoded by the coding sequence ATGCGAAGCATAAATCCTCTACTGCTATGGAATGGGCATATGTCCTTCATCTTTTGTGATGCCGATACCAAACAAATCATCGATATCATTGAAGATCGTCGCTTAAGCTCCCTTCAAGCTTATTTCAAACGATATACCAAGGAAGCTCGTGAATGTGTTAAACATATTGTGATTGATATGTATGCCCCTTATATGAGTTTGATTAAGGATCTTTTTCATCAAGCGAAAATTATCCTTGATAAATTCCATCTCATTCAACATCTCTCTCTCATGCACTGA
- a CDS encoding helix-turn-helix domain-containing protein codes for MALEAQNKISESDIARHHRVSHSTVNRIIHSFYESQSLNFNHLPENLCFHEFKSVKSAVGSLVCEA; via the coding sequence ATTGCGTTAGAAGCACAAAATAAAATCTCGGAGTCAGATATTGCCCGTCATCATCGAGTCTCTCATTCTACTGTCAATCGTATCATTCATAGCTTCTATGAATCTCAATCACTAAATTTTAATCATCTTCCAGAAAATCTTTGTTTTCATGAATTTAAATCCGTTAAGTCTGCTGTGGGTTCCCTAGTATGCGAAGCATAA
- a CDS encoding transposase family protein, protein MSHSYFTRKLLTIKDKNIYFPPDYLKEVNLNGLTSFIFKGILSYQPTHCERCGTLFDSKFKKHRFKTSRIVIPKVSLHDTFLELKKQRYYCGHSQSTFTLKTSLVEKNRLIS, encoded by the coding sequence ATGTCTCACTCATATTTTACTAGAAAACTTTTAACTATTAAAGATAAAAATATTTACTTCCCACCAGATTATCTTAAAGAAGTAAATCTTAATGGTTTGACTAGCTTTATTTTTAAAGGGATTTTATCCTATCAACCTACTCATTGCGAGCGCTGCGGAACTCTTTTTGATTCTAAATTTAAAAAGCATAGATTCAAAACGTCTCGAATTGTGATCCCAAAAGTTTCGCTTCATGACACCTTTTTAGAGTTAAAGAAACAGCGCTACTACTGTGGGCATTCTCAGTCGACGTTCACTCTAAAAACATCTCTTGTTGAAAAGAATCGCTTGATTTCTTAA
- a CDS encoding IS256 family transposase, protein MTRKAAMNQLFNLIQDEYEIKSAGDIEAALLDMFGSFIEKALEAELDQHLGYSRYDFRNKATSNTRNGRKPKTVQTRLGETTIQAPRDREGSFEPQIIPKRQTNVIGIEDKILALYAKGLSTRDISKALEEIYGFEASHETISNVTDKIIPLIQDWQKRPLEAVYPIIYLDALHVKVKDGVGASTKAVYCIIGVSLDGRKDVLSLSIGESESASYWMSLLDELKARGVQDICIACVDGLSGFKQAIQAVFPHALVQRCLVHLIRQSTQFVSYQDRKSFCYDLKQIYQAINRQAAEQAFETFKDKWNPKVPLAVRVWENNIEEIYQLFHFPQEIRKIIYTTNSIESYNSQLRKVLKGKGAFPNEISVMKLIYLQTIEVTKKWQRQLSNWSQILNQLLILYPDRLTPFI, encoded by the coding sequence ATGACAAGAAAAGCTGCAATGAATCAATTATTTAATCTTATTCAAGATGAATACGAAATTAAATCAGCAGGGGATATCGAAGCTGCTCTATTAGACATGTTTGGAAGTTTTATCGAAAAAGCATTAGAGGCTGAATTAGACCAACATCTTGGATACAGCCGTTACGATTTTCGAAACAAAGCCACTTCAAATACAAGAAATGGACGGAAACCTAAAACCGTTCAGACTCGACTCGGAGAAACAACCATCCAAGCTCCACGAGATCGAGAAGGTTCATTTGAGCCTCAAATCATTCCTAAGCGTCAAACGAATGTTATTGGAATTGAGGATAAAATTTTAGCGCTTTATGCGAAAGGCTTATCAACACGCGATATTTCTAAAGCTTTAGAAGAGATTTATGGCTTTGAAGCGTCACATGAAACGATTTCCAATGTTACGGATAAAATCATTCCGTTAATTCAAGATTGGCAAAAACGTCCCTTAGAAGCTGTCTATCCGATCATTTATTTAGATGCTCTTCATGTCAAAGTAAAGGACGGAGTAGGAGCCTCAACTAAAGCTGTTTATTGTATCATAGGCGTCTCTTTAGATGGTCGTAAAGACGTTTTAAGTCTCTCGATCGGAGAATCAGAAAGTGCCTCTTATTGGATGAGTTTATTAGATGAATTAAAGGCTCGTGGTGTGCAAGATATTTGTATCGCTTGTGTCGATGGTTTAAGTGGTTTTAAACAAGCCATTCAAGCTGTTTTTCCTCATGCGCTCGTTCAACGTTGCTTAGTTCATTTAATCCGACAATCAACCCAATTCGTTTCCTATCAAGATAGAAAATCATTCTGTTATGATTTAAAACAAATCTATCAAGCCATCAATCGGCAAGCTGCAGAACAAGCCTTTGAGACCTTTAAGGATAAATGGAATCCTAAGGTGCCTTTAGCCGTTAGAGTGTGGGAAAATAACATCGAAGAGATTTATCAACTGTTTCATTTCCCTCAAGAAATACGAAAAATAATCTACACCACAAACTCTATTGAAAGCTACAATAGTCAATTAAGAAAAGTTCTAAAAGGTAAAGGAGCTTTCCCAAATGAAATTTCTGTGATGAAATTAATCTATCTTCAAACCATAGAAGTCACGAAGAAATGGCAACGTCAACTTTCAAACTGGAGTCAAATATTAAATCAATTATTAATCTTATATCCCGATCGTTTAACACCCTTTATATAA
- a CDS encoding IS4 family transposase, giving the protein MAKYSTKIKQKLIHIIKKMSGNPKDFVQNPEKDFTRNRKLSFESMVSFILAMNGNSLYTELMTYFNYDVTTASTSAFIQQRSKIRPDAFKHLFQQFTASYDQYKYFRGYRLLAIDGSTFNIAHNPDDEKTYIKSSTAKKGYNSLHLNTLYDLMNRLYIDAQIQPIRELNERQALIEMVGNSPLKDPVILVADRGYESYNTFAHIQERGWKYVIRVKDIKSKSMISSLSLPHTDEFDETIHLTLTPKQTNEVKANPHRYKFLPQNVRFDYFKLKQTDYYELSFRVVRFKLTEDTYETLITHLNQEEFSKEALKELYEMRWGIETAFRELKYAIGLIHLHAKKRSFIEQELFAKLTMYNFCEMITLNVVLTKKERKYNYQVNFTVAIHVCCQFFRSSKIPVEELIQRNILPVRKGRRSERRTRVKPSVSFMYRVA; this is encoded by the coding sequence ATGGCTAAGTATTCAACCAAGATCAAGCAAAAACTCATTCATATTATTAAGAAGATGAGTGGTAACCCAAAGGACTTTGTCCAAAATCCTGAGAAAGATTTTACTCGAAATCGTAAACTCTCATTTGAAAGTATGGTGAGTTTTATTCTCGCGATGAATGGCAATAGCCTTTATACAGAGTTAATGACTTATTTCAATTATGATGTGACAACTGCATCTACCTCTGCTTTTATCCAACAACGTAGTAAAATACGACCGGATGCATTTAAACATTTATTTCAACAGTTTACTGCCTCATACGATCAGTATAAATACTTTCGAGGATATCGACTTCTCGCTATTGATGGGTCAACGTTTAATATTGCACATAATCCTGATGATGAAAAAACGTACATTAAATCTTCAACGGCTAAAAAGGGCTATAACTCCCTTCATCTGAATACACTTTATGATTTAATGAATCGATTATATATCGATGCACAAATTCAACCGATTCGTGAATTAAATGAACGACAAGCACTGATTGAAATGGTCGGCAACTCTCCACTTAAAGATCCTGTGATTCTTGTTGCGGATCGGGGGTATGAAAGTTACAATACCTTCGCTCATATTCAAGAAAGAGGTTGGAAATACGTGATTCGTGTTAAAGATATCAAAAGTAAAAGTATGATCTCATCACTTAGTTTACCTCATACAGATGAATTTGATGAAACCATCCATTTAACCTTAACCCCAAAACAAACAAATGAAGTTAAAGCTAATCCCCATCGGTATAAATTCTTACCTCAAAATGTCCGCTTTGATTATTTTAAATTAAAGCAGACTGACTATTATGAACTTTCATTTCGTGTGGTACGATTCAAACTAACAGAAGATACTTACGAAACGCTGATCACCCATCTAAATCAAGAAGAGTTTTCAAAAGAAGCTTTAAAGGAATTATATGAAATGAGATGGGGAATTGAAACAGCATTTAGAGAACTAAAATATGCGATTGGTTTAATTCATCTCCATGCGAAGAAACGCTCATTTATTGAACAAGAACTATTCGCTAAACTAACCATGTATAATTTTTGTGAAATGATTACCTTAAATGTTGTCTTGACTAAGAAAGAGCGAAAATATAACTATCAAGTGAATTTCACTGTTGCGATTCATGTCTGTTGTCAATTTTTTAGATCGTCGAAGATTCCTGTAGAAGAACTTATTCAGAGAAACATACTACCGGTTCGAAAAGGCCGACGTAGTGAACGGAGAACCCGAGTTAAACCGAGTGTGAGTTTTATGTATCGAGTAGCTTAA
- a CDS encoding IS3 family transposase (programmed frameshift), whose protein sequence is MSKKLFTSEEIEQLKQNTCVKSVSEKGITYTKEFKENFIKMSEKGHLPREIFEAHGFDLSVLGMSRVASAAKRWRRAYKTQGALGLDDARTKYSGRPIQRELTLEEQLQRTQAELEILKIENELLKKLRLMRKLLELVSPSLKFQIIHEIVKQSRFKHLISYLCDSCGVSRSGYYRYFSSCAKAARLKRQQEEETRLEAIKQAINFKNRTTKGIRQVAMVLQGEFNLTYNLKSVHRIMRKYHLLSPVRRANPYRKIAKATHEHRIYSNKVNREFKRSKPNEVFLTDITYLKYGKNRTAYLSTIIDSATNEVVASQISENLKIDFVLQTLDKLRENPNIQLTETSMIHSDQGVHYSSPQFSTKLKELGIQQSMSRRGNCWDNAPQESFFGHLKDEANIKQQQTFEELAEEIYDYIYYYNHYRYQWNLKKLTPVKFRNQLLAA, encoded by the exons ATGAGCAAGAAGTTATTTACATCAGAAGAAATTGAACAGTTAAAACAAAATACCTGTGTTAAATCAGTGTCTGAAAAAGGCATTACGTATACAAAAGAATTCAAAGAAAATTTTATTAAGATGAGTGAGAAAGGTCATTTGCCTAGAGAAATATTTGAGGCTCATGGATTTGATCTCTCAGTTCTTGGCATGTCTCGTGTGGCATCAGCGGCTAAACGTTGGAGACGCGCCTATAAAACACAAGGGGCTTTAGGATTAGATGATGCACGTACGAAATACTCAGGACGACCGATTCAGCGTGAGTTAACATTAGAAGAACAACTGCAACGCACGCAAGCCGAGTTAGAGATATTAAAGATTGAAAATGAATTATTAAAAAAGTTGAGACTCATGAGAAAACTGCTCGAAT TAGTTTCACCCAGTTTAAAGTTTCAAATCATTCACGAGATTGTTAAGCAATCACGGTTTAAACATTTAATTTCTTATTTATGCGATAGTTGTGGTGTTTCACGTTCAGGATATTATCGCTATTTTTCGTCATGCGCAAAAGCAGCGCGATTAAAACGGCAACAAGAAGAAGAGACTCGTTTAGAGGCCATTAAACAAGCGATTAACTTCAAAAACCGTACAACTAAAGGGATTCGTCAAGTCGCAATGGTTCTACAGGGGGAGTTTAATCTGACATACAATCTCAAATCTGTTCATCGCATCATGAGAAAATATCACTTACTTAGTCCTGTCCGACGTGCCAATCCTTATCGTAAAATCGCAAAAGCAACACATGAACATCGTATTTATTCAAATAAAGTTAATCGTGAATTTAAACGTTCAAAACCTAATGAGGTATTTTTAACAGACATTACCTATTTAAAGTATGGAAAGAATCGTACCGCCTACTTATCAACCATTATAGATAGTGCGACAAATGAAGTGGTTGCGTCTCAGATTAGCGAAAATTTGAAAATTGACTTTGTTCTTCAAACGTTAGATAAGCTACGTGAAAATCCTAATATTCAATTAACTGAAACAAGTATGATTCATTCAGATCAAGGAGTTCATTATAGCAGCCCACAATTTTCGACTAAATTGAAGGAATTAGGAATTCAACAATCGATGTCACGAAGAGGAAACTGTTGGGATAATGCACCCCAAGAATCATTTTTCGGTCATTTAAAAGATGAAGCCAACATCAAACAACAACAAACATTTGAAGAATTAGCAGAAGAAATTTACGATTATATTTACTACTATAATCATTACAGATATCAATGGAATCTAAAAAAGCTGACTCCTGTAAAATTCAGGAATCAGCTACTAGCAGCATAG